ATTGGGGCTTTAAATCGCAATGAAGCCCTCCGCGCTGCGGTGTTACCCCCTGATACCCCTGATTTTGTAAAAAGCATTGTCAGTGGCATTCCCTCGGACTTATTAGAAACCATTGGCAGTGGCGTTGGTGTCGGCGGAGAAGCCTTAAAAGCGGCAGAAGGAAGTCTCAAACAAGATTTAGATGCTTTATGCTTAATTTTGGGAGAGCAGCCCTATCTTACGGGAAATACCCCCACGTTAGCTGACTTTAGTGTCGCTGGTTTGAGCTTATTATTGAAATTCCCTGAAAAATCCTTCCTTGATCTCCCTGAACAACTCGCTGGAAAAGCCCTCCCGGGAATTGGGGATAACCCTGCTTATGAAGCCTTCTTTAATTGGCGCGATCGGCTTTATAATGATTACCGTCAAGCTACAGTTTCTACTAGCAGCACCAGCGCTTCCGCACCGAGTTCGATTGAGATTGAGTAATTAAAATTTGTTACATGGAATCTAACAAATTCTGTTGCATACCGATCCCCCCTTCGCCCCTCTTACTAAGGGCAGGGCTGTTTCATTCTCGGGGTTAAAATTGAAAGTAATCGCCTGAAACCCTTACATAGTAGGGAAATCGCGATTATTTTTTCTGATTTAACTTCTTCTTAAGAAAAAGGGGCTAAATTGCTTTCTTTTCCTAAAGTCTAGAATGAAGCACAAACCTGGAAGGGGATTTTGTCTCCCCATCTCCCTATCTCCCCACCTCCCCACATGAGGGGAATTTCAGGAGAATGAAACGACCCTGGGGGGATTGGGGGGGATCGTCTAGTAGTGCTAGTTTATCGAAATGTTATTAAAAAAAATTGTGGTTGGGTGGAACAAATTTTGGGAAGCCCAACTTGAATTTAGTCATTGGTTTACACACAAAGGACGAAGGACAAACAACAAAGGACAAAAAAATGCTGCAAAAACAAACGCCGCATAGTGGCTATCATTTTTTACCTTTACCAGTAGCCACTCGCTTTTTTGAAGGCTGGTATTATCGCGTTACCCTCCCCGAAATTAACCAAACCTTTGCCTTTATGTACTCCATTGATGATCCGCAAGGGGGAACTGCTTATAGTGGGGGAGGAGCGCAAATTTTGGGACCAGACGACGAATATTTTTGGCGTACCTTCCCTAATGTTAAAGGGTTCTGGGCTGATCAAAAGCGTTTAGGTTTAGGACATTGGCAAAAACGCCCCCTTGGTAGTTTTCCCAGAGAATTAACCCCCAATCAGTTTAAGCAACAAATTGAGGAAGGATATCAAGCCACTGCGAGGCTTAACCAAGGTAAATTATTTGATCCGACTACTGGCGAGACAGTCACTTGGGAATATGAAATTACCCCCATTTATGGCTGGGGAGATTCTCATCGTCCGCAAAAAGCAACTGCAGGCTGGTTATCTTTTTTCCCCCTCTTTGAACCTGGGTGGCAAATTTTGATCGCCCATGGACTAGCCACAGGGTTTATTCAATGGCAAGGAAAGACTTATAATTTTACTAACGCCCCTGCTTACAGTGAAAAAAACTGGGGACGCGCTTTCCCTGCGAAATGGTTTTGGCTAAACTGTAATGCCTTCAAAGAAGACACTGATCTTGCGTTAACGGCAGGGGGCGGACGGCGAGAGGTGTTAGGATTAGGAGAAGAGGTAGCCCTAATTTGTTTCCATCATCAGGGAAAATTTTATGAATTTGTTCCTTGGAACTCAAAAGTGTCTTGGGAAATTCAGCCTTGGGGACAATGGAAAATGAGGGCAGTTGGGTCAGAATTGATAGCAGAGGTTGTCGGAACAACGGATCGTGAAGGGACACTTCTCCGTGCGCCTACCGAAAAGGGATTAAAGTTTGCTTGTCGCGATACAATGCAAGGTCAAGTCCACCTGAAGTTATCTCACCGTCGCGGAAAAACCTTATTAGAGGCGACCAGTGACAATTGTGGTTTGGAAGTGGGAGGTATTCCTTGGTCTGGTTCTTGGCTAAAGTCTAATCGTTGAGTTGATGATTATTAATTATGAAACGAAATAAAGGTTATTGGTTATCTTTACTATTAACGGTAACAACACTTCCTGTTTTAGGTAGTTGTGCTGAATTAGCTTTTGATTCCCCCACAAATAATAATTCGGAATCACCTGCTGAGTCTCCAGAGGAGGATTCAGAACTATTTTCTGAGAACTCTAATGAGAATAGTAATGATAATTCTGAGGAACGCCCCTTAAATCCCACGGCTGAGGATAGAAACTTTATTACGGATGTCGTGGAAGATACCAGTCCTGCAGTGGTACGAGTGGATGTGGAACGAGTGGTGGAAACGGAAATGCCTGAGATTTTTAATAATCCCTTTTTTGAGCGTTTCTTTGGGGATGCTATTCCTGAAAACCTTCCAGAAAGAAGACAAGAAGGACTAGGATCAGGATTTATTATTGATAGTGATGGAACAATTTTAACTAATGCCCACGTGGTTGATAACGCTGATACCGTGATGATTGAGCTACGAGATGGGCGCAGTTATGAAGGGGAAGTTTTAGGAGAAGATCCCTTAACTGATATGGCGGTAATTCAAATTGATGCTGACGATTTGCCCACTATTCCTTTAGGGGATTCTGATGCGGTTAGACCGGGAGAATGGGCGATCGCGATCGGTAATCCTTTAGGCTTAGAAGAAACGGTGACAGTGGGCGTAATTAGTGGCACAGGGCGACCGGGTTCTGCCATTGGCGTTCCTGATAAACGAGTGCAGTTTATTCAAACTGATGCCGCTATTAACCCCGGTAATTCAGGAGGGCCCCTTTTAAATGCCCGTGGGGAAGTGATTGCCATTAATACGGCAATGATTGGACAAGCCCAAGGCTTAGGATTTGCTGTTCCCATTAATACTGCGAGAGATGTTGCCCAACAGATTGTGGAAACAGGGCGAGTAGAATATCCTTATGTGGGGGTTCGCATGGCAAGCCTCACTCCCGAAATTAAACGCCGTCTCGAAGAACAATTTGCACGGCAGGGTATCGAAATAGAAAGTGATTCTGGAGTAGTGATTGTAGAAGTTGTTGAGGGATCCCCAGCAGCGCGATCGCGCTTACAACCCGGAGATATTATTAAAGAACTCAATGGGCAAACTGTCACCGAATCAGAAGAAGTTCAGCGTCTTGTGGAACAGCAAAACATTGGCGATGAAGTAACGCTTTTGATTGAAAGAGCAGGAGACACTGAAGAAATTACGGTGGAATTAGAGGCGTTGCCTGTTGAAGATCAGCGTTAACGGCTAGTCCCCTAATATTTCCGAACTATGATACCCGGTAACAATGCGTCTTCCATCTTTAAGTACATGAACCTCAATTTGGTCACTTCCCCAATTTAGTTGATCTTTGAGTGCGGGATTAAACACTCGCACTTGCTGATTGCGGGAAGACACTAGAGAAGTGGGATCATTAATCGCTTGGGAAGGAACATAAGGCCCATCAATGAGAATATCTAATTCATTAAGAAGGTCTGACGCTCCTTGTGGGGCTTTTCCTGATTGTAACTCTTGCAGAGTAAAACCACTAAAGGACATCACATTTAAGCCTGCTGCCTTTAATTTTCGGGCAAGTTGAGTTAAAGCAGAGGCTTGCCAAAAGGGTTCTCCGCCTGAGAAGGTAACGCCCTGATTTTTAGGATTACTGAGGATTTGTTGGGCGACTTCCTCCACAGAAATCAGTTCATTAATTTCAAATGACCAAGAATTGGGATTAAAACAACCAGAACAAGCGCGATCGCAGCCTTGAACCCAAACCACAGCCCTCACTCCTGGTCCATTCACTTGCGATTCATTTACATAGCCCATAAGATTTAAGTATCCTGAAGGGATAGACGCATAAGGATGATTATTGATCGTTAATTCAGTCATTCTTAAAATCCTCCAAAATTAATTGTCTCTCTCAATTAATTATCTTGACAAATTTAGGTATGACCAAGGCAATTTCTCAACAAAAATTTTCTTTTCTTTCCTTTCTTCAAAAATTTAAAGGAAATACCGCTCTTTACATCTATAAACGAATATTACAAGCAATACTGACACTTTTTTTAGCTTCAGTGCTTAGTTTTGCCATTATTCAACTTGCCCCTGGCGATTATCTCGACACACTACGTCAAAATCCCCAAATTTCTAGCGAAACTATTCGAGATCTCGAACAACGATTTGGCTTAGATCAACCAGCCTTTGTCCAATACTGGTATTGGTTAGTAGGTATTATTACTCGTTTAGATTTTGGCACCAGCTTTGTTTATTCTCGCTCAGTAATAGATTTAATTCTAGAGCGAGTTCCAGCGACATTACTACTAACTTTTGCCTCTATTTTCTTTACTTGGGCGATCGCGATTCCTTTAGGAATTTTTGGCGCAGTTAGACAAAATCAACCTTTAGATCGATTTCTACGAGTTCTGAGTTACTTAGGACAAGGATTTCCCAGTTTAATTACTGCCCTAATTTTACTATTTGTCGCTCAAGCTACATCTCCCTTGTTTCCTGTGGGGGGAATGACTAGCATTAATCACAATGAATTCTCACTTTTCGGAAGAATTTTAGATATTGGTTGGCACATGATCCTGCCAACAATTGCTCTTAGTGTCACTGGATTTGCGGGCTTACAACGAATTACTCGTGGGGAATTACTTGATGTGTTACGCCAAGACTATGTACAAACAGCAAGGGCAAAAGGCTTACCCGAAAACCGCGTAATTTATGTTCATGCCCTCCGTAATGCCGTTAATCCTCTCATTACTCTCTTAGGATTTGAATTTGCGAACCTTCTGAGTGGGGCATTTATTGCCGAATTCTTCTTTAATTGGCCAGGGTTAGGACGATTAATTTTACAAGCAGTGTTAGCTCAAGACCTATATTTAGTGATGGCTAGTTTAATGATTGGGGCTTTAATGTTAATTGTTGGCAATCTTTTAGCAGATTTGCTATTACAACAAGTTGATCCGAGGATTAAACTTGGTAACGATTAAAACAAGATGACGGTTTTCTCGCAATTAATTGGTCAGGAACAAGCAGTAGAATTATTAACCAGTGCAGTAAAAACACAACACATTGCCCCTGCTTATTTGTTTAGTGGGCCCCCGGGAGTGGGGCGTTATTTAGGCGCGATCGCGTTTAGCACTTTACTATTACAAGGGGAACAAAATTTATCCCTTGTCCGTCAAAAAGTGGAAGCAAAAAACCATCCTGACTTACTCACTGTTGAACCCACCTATCTACATCAGGGGAAACGCTACACAGAAGCCGAAGCCGAGGAAGCTGGCTTAAAACGCAAAGGATCACCTCAAATTCGGGTCGAGCAAATTCGCGAAATTAGCCACTTTTTATCTCGTCCGCCTTTAGAAGCCCCCCGTGCCGTTGTCATCATTCAAGCCGCCCAGACTATGGCTGAAGCCGCCGCCAATGCCCTCCTCAAAACCCTAGAAGAACCCGGACGGGCAACTATTATTTTAATTGCGCCTAGTCCTGATGCGCTTTTACCGACGCTAGTTTCTCGCTGTCAGCGTATTCCCTTTTCGCGGCTAGCCACTGCTGAATTAAAACAAGTCTTAGCACAAACCGAGCATAAGGACATTATAGAACAAGAAACTCTATGCGCGATCGCGCAAGGAAGTCCTGGGGAAGCCATTATTGCCAGTCAGCACTTACAAAATATTTCTTCTGACTTATTAGAGAAATTAGAAAAACTAATTCAATATGAGGAACAATCTTTTTTAAGTAACGTCACCTTTTCCCTAAGTTTAGCTAAAAAAATCGCCAATGAACTTGACTTTTTAACTCAACTTTGGTTAATTGATTACTTACAACAATTATGCTGGAAAAACTACTTACAATCTAAAATTACAACTAACATTAAGTCTCAGTTACAATCCCTAGAAACAGCCCGTCAATATCTCAATAATTATGTACAGCCCCGTTTAGTTTGGGAAATCACTTTGCTCGAAATCACTAGGACTTCCTTCCCCTAATTTTCACAAAACTAGCAATAAACTAGAGTCAACCTTGCTAATATAAATAGGTGTAGCCACTTCCTTACTGTAATGTCTCATCGTTTTTCTTGGATTATTCCCAATCGTCTAGCCGTCGGTTCTTTTCCCAAATTAGATCAAGAAATCGCTTATTTAAGCCGAGTTGGAATTACCTCGATATTATGTTTAACTGAACCCGATGAAGTAAAAGTTCCCAAAGAAATTCATCACCGTTTTGTCTGGAAAAATGTTGCGATTCCTGATGGGGCAACAGGAGGCATTCCTGAAGTAGAGCATTTCCAACAAGCATGTAACATTCTAGCCCGTTGGCACAAAAAGAACCATAGCATCTATGTTCATTGTTTAGCAGGAGTGGGGCGTTCTCCCTCCGTTTGTGCGTTACATCTCATGCAAGTGGAAGGGCTTTCCCTCGAAGAAGCGATTGCAAAAGTGAAGGAAAGGCATCCTTATGCCCATCCTGATTCTGCCCAAATAAAAGTAATGAAGGAGTTTTTAGCTACTCAAGAACAAAACCAAGTTCCAACTCAGCAGTAACTCCCCCCCTCACCATCACCCCCTCTCCCCCTCACCATCACCTCACCTAAGGGTAATTTCAGGAAAAGGAAACCACCCTGCTATTTTTTCGGAGGTGGATTATCGGTACGATAGAAGGGTTTTTTCACCACTTCTGCCGGATATTTCTTACCGCGAATGTCAATTTCTAGGGGTTGTCCCACTTTAGAGAGGGATTTAGGAAGATATCCGAGAGCAATGGCTTTTCCCAGTGTAGGCGACAAAGTGCCACTGGTGACAATTCCCACTTCTTCCCCCTCTAAAAAGATAGGATAGTCATGACGAGCAATCCCTCGCCCTTGCATTTCTAATCCGACTAAACGGCGTTGTACGCCTTCTGCTTTTTGTTTAGCTAGCACCTCTCTTCCGATAAAGTCTCCTTTATCATCAAGATGAACTAACCAACCTAAACCAGCTTCCAAGGGAGTGGTTGTCTCATCAATATCTTGGCTATACAAGGATAAAGCCGCTTCAATGCGAAGAGTATCCCTTGCGCCTAACCCACAGGGAGTTGCGCCAGCTTCTAAGAGGGCTTCCCATAATTTTTTCCCCGCCGTAATTGGCAGCATAATTTCTACCCCATCTTCGCCAGTGTAGCCAGTTCGGGAGATAAAGGCAGATTCGCCAAAAATTGAGGCTTCAGTGTGGCTAAAGGCTTTAAGAGATGTAATATCTCCTTCTACTAGGGGAGTAAGGGTATGAATGGCTTTTGGCCCCTGTACAGCTAATAATATCTGTTCTTCCGAGACATCATTCAGTTGCACTGATGTTTTTTCGAGATTGTCCAGTAGCCACTTTTTATCTTTTTCGCAGGTAGAGGCGTTTACAATACCAACCCCACGATTATTCCCTTGATAATAGAAGATAAAATCATCAATGATTCCCCCTTGTGGGTTTAGTAGCACTGTATATTGCGACTCGCCAGGGGAAAGACGGGATAAGTCAGACGGAACAAGAAATTGTAATTGTTCAGTTAAGTTTTCTCCCGAAAGTAAAAACTTCCCCATGTGGGAGATATCAAACATCCCCACGGCTTCTCGCACCGCCGCGTGTTCTGTTTTTAAGCCTGAAAACTGCACTGGCATTTCCCAGCCAGCAAATTCTGTCATTCGAGCGTCCTGCTCGATAATTCGATCATATAAGGGTGTTCGTTTTGCTTGATTTGAGGTTACTGTCACGGTAATCTTTTTTAACGTTTCTTAATCTAGAGTTAGTTTAGCAGAATAAGCGAGAATTCCCCATCCACAATCTTTGATTTGGGTGGGGATGAATCGCTATCAATCGACCGGAGCAAAGCGTGAGGAGGTTCAACACCCCTGAGATTGATAACTTTCTGATCTGTTCTCTTATTACTTCCTGCGTGGCTTCTACCCTTATGTTTACAGTAAGAGAGAAGTTGCTGATGTTCTTCCTCAGTACATCTTATGGTTATTTGTTTCATTAATTAATGTCAATGTGAAAGTTATGTGTTATATTAAAGGTAACACGGGTTAATTCATTAAAGTAATGCGAGTTTCCTATCAATATCGCCTCAAACCTGACAAAGAGCAAGTAGCCAAGATTGAAAAATGGCTAGAGATGCTTCGCTGTCAATACAACTATTTGTTAGGTCAAAGGTTCGACTGGTGGGAAACTCATCGCACGGCTGTTAACTCATGCCCTTTAATCTGTCATCTCCCAGAGTTATCTGA
This window of the Euhalothece natronophila Z-M001 genome carries:
- a CDS encoding protein-tyrosine phosphatase family protein → MSHRFSWIIPNRLAVGSFPKLDQEIAYLSRVGITSILCLTEPDEVKVPKEIHHRFVWKNVAIPDGATGGIPEVEHFQQACNILARWHKKNHSIYVHCLAGVGRSPSVCALHLMQVEGLSLEEAIAKVKERHPYAHPDSAQIKVMKEFLATQEQNQVPTQQ
- a CDS encoding glutathione S-transferase, coding for MLELYQFELSQYSEKVRFLLDYKGLEYRKIEVTPGVGQVEVFQMSGQRQVPVLKDGETVVADSTEIAMYLDRTYPDRPLVPSSAKERGLSLMMEEWADESIGIKSRKAFIGALNRNEALRAAVLPPDTPDFVKSIVSGIPSDLLETIGSGVGVGGEALKAAEGSLKQDLDALCLILGEQPYLTGNTPTLADFSVAGLSLLLKFPEKSFLDLPEQLAGKALPGIGDNPAYEAFFNWRDRLYNDYRQATVSTSSTSASAPSSIEIE
- a CDS encoding HhoA/HhoB/HtrA family serine endopeptidase, whose amino-acid sequence is MKRNKGYWLSLLLTVTTLPVLGSCAELAFDSPTNNNSESPAESPEEDSELFSENSNENSNDNSEERPLNPTAEDRNFITDVVEDTSPAVVRVDVERVVETEMPEIFNNPFFERFFGDAIPENLPERRQEGLGSGFIIDSDGTILTNAHVVDNADTVMIELRDGRSYEGEVLGEDPLTDMAVIQIDADDLPTIPLGDSDAVRPGEWAIAIGNPLGLEETVTVGVISGTGRPGSAIGVPDKRVQFIQTDAAINPGNSGGPLLNARGEVIAINTAMIGQAQGLGFAVPINTARDVAQQIVETGRVEYPYVGVRMASLTPEIKRRLEEQFARQGIEIESDSGVVIVEVVEGSPAARSRLQPGDIIKELNGQTVTESEEVQRLVEQQNIGDEVTLLIERAGDTEEITVELEALPVEDQR
- the gcvT gene encoding glycine cleavage system aminomethyltransferase GcvT, with product MTEFAGWEMPVQFSGLKTEHAAVREAVGMFDISHMGKFLLSGENLTEQLQFLVPSDLSRLSPGESQYTVLLNPQGGIIDDFIFYYQGNNRGVGIVNASTCEKDKKWLLDNLEKTSVQLNDVSEEQILLAVQGPKAIHTLTPLVEGDITSLKAFSHTEASIFGESAFISRTGYTGEDGVEIMLPITAGKKLWEALLEAGATPCGLGARDTLRIEAALSLYSQDIDETTTPLEAGLGWLVHLDDKGDFIGREVLAKQKAEGVQRRLVGLEMQGRGIARHDYPIFLEGEEVGIVTSGTLSPTLGKAIALGYLPKSLSKVGQPLEIDIRGKKYPAEVVKKPFYRTDNPPPKK
- a CDS encoding ABC transporter permease, encoding MTKAISQQKFSFLSFLQKFKGNTALYIYKRILQAILTLFLASVLSFAIIQLAPGDYLDTLRQNPQISSETIRDLEQRFGLDQPAFVQYWYWLVGIITRLDFGTSFVYSRSVIDLILERVPATLLLTFASIFFTWAIAIPLGIFGAVRQNQPLDRFLRVLSYLGQGFPSLITALILLFVAQATSPLFPVGGMTSINHNEFSLFGRILDIGWHMILPTIALSVTGFAGLQRITRGELLDVLRQDYVQTARAKGLPENRVIYVHALRNAVNPLITLLGFEFANLLSGAFIAEFFFNWPGLGRLILQAVLAQDLYLVMASLMIGALMLIVGNLLADLLLQQVDPRIKLGND
- a CDS encoding 4Fe-4S single cluster domain-containing protein → MTELTINNHPYASIPSGYLNLMGYVNESQVNGPGVRAVVWVQGCDRACSGCFNPNSWSFEINELISVEEVAQQILSNPKNQGVTFSGGEPFWQASALTQLARKLKAAGLNVMSFSGFTLQELQSGKAPQGASDLLNELDILIDGPYVPSQAINDPTSLVSSRNQQVRVFNPALKDQLNWGSDQIEVHVLKDGRRIVTGYHSSEILGD
- a CDS encoding tocopherol cyclase family protein — protein: MLQKQTPHSGYHFLPLPVATRFFEGWYYRVTLPEINQTFAFMYSIDDPQGGTAYSGGGAQILGPDDEYFWRTFPNVKGFWADQKRLGLGHWQKRPLGSFPRELTPNQFKQQIEEGYQATARLNQGKLFDPTTGETVTWEYEITPIYGWGDSHRPQKATAGWLSFFPLFEPGWQILIAHGLATGFIQWQGKTYNFTNAPAYSEKNWGRAFPAKWFWLNCNAFKEDTDLALTAGGGRREVLGLGEEVALICFHHQGKFYEFVPWNSKVSWEIQPWGQWKMRAVGSELIAEVVGTTDREGTLLRAPTEKGLKFACRDTMQGQVHLKLSHRRGKTLLEATSDNCGLEVGGIPWSGSWLKSNR
- a CDS encoding DNA polymerase III subunit delta'; translated protein: MTVFSQLIGQEQAVELLTSAVKTQHIAPAYLFSGPPGVGRYLGAIAFSTLLLQGEQNLSLVRQKVEAKNHPDLLTVEPTYLHQGKRYTEAEAEEAGLKRKGSPQIRVEQIREISHFLSRPPLEAPRAVVIIQAAQTMAEAAANALLKTLEEPGRATIILIAPSPDALLPTLVSRCQRIPFSRLATAELKQVLAQTEHKDIIEQETLCAIAQGSPGEAIIASQHLQNISSDLLEKLEKLIQYEEQSFLSNVTFSLSLAKKIANELDFLTQLWLIDYLQQLCWKNYLQSKITTNIKSQLQSLETARQYLNNYVQPRLVWEITLLEITRTSFP